Below is a window of Theropithecus gelada isolate Dixy chromosome 15, Tgel_1.0, whole genome shotgun sequence DNA.
AGGGAAACTGGTGTGCATAGTTAAAGGGATAGCAACCTTGGATatgctctgatttttaaaaaatttgcagaTTTTAGTACTTTATTATTAGTTACTACTAGATGGACTAGATGGACTATTACTAGATGGACTAGATGCTGTTTGTGATCCCTTCCAGCCTCGTCTTCTGTGACTCTGTAGTCCTCTGGgagttttatttatccattaatttgatttaatttaattcttttttttttttttttttttgagacagagtcttactgtgtcacccaggctggagtgtggtggcatgatcttggctcactgcaacctctgcctcctgggttcaagcaattctcatgcctcaacctccctagtagctgggattataggtgtataccaccatgcccagatacaTCTCTAGTATCTTCACTAGCGATGagctttcactgtgttggccaggctggtcttgagctcctgacctcaagtgatctgcctgctttggcctcccaaagtgctgggattacctgtatgagccactgtgcccagccttatatATCTATTAATTTTATTCCAGCAGCAGAAACTCAGTGAAGCTCTCCAGAGTTGGTTCCTCTCCCTACATCCTAGAAGCTTCCATCCTTCTCCACACCCCCTTTCTGTCTACCATACATATCTAAAGATTCTATTAGGGGTGCCATTTCTTCCactctaaaatggggatagtaatggGAATAGTAACCTTTTCATGAGATTATtgtaaaagtgaagaaaataatatatgtgaaagagCTTCGTGTTCTCTAAATCACCACAGATTATAAAGAATCGCCGggtgagatggctcatgcctgtaatcccagctacttgggaggctgaggcagcagaatcacttgagcctgggaggccgaagttgcagtgagccgacatcgcgccactacattccagcctgggtgatgggagtgaccaaaaaaaaaaatgacaaagtcaGAACAGTGCTACTTTTGGTAGCACTTGGTAAAGTCAGAACAGTGCTACTCTTGGTAAAGTCAGAACAGTGCTACttttgtgttctctattctgACCCGCATGAGGTTAACTTGAGAAAGTGGTATTCTGGTTCACAGTCTGTGGTCTTTTTCCCATCTTTCCTTTCCTAGGTGAAAGTTAGTTCTGCTGTGCTTAAAGCTGCGGCCCATCACTATGGAGCTCAGTGTGATAAGCCCAACAAGGAGTTTATGCTCTGCCGCTGGGAAGAGAAAGATCCGAGGCGGTGTTTGGAGGAAGGCAAGCTGGTCAACAAGTGTGCTTTGGACTTCTTTAGGTAAAAATCTTCTGGTATCAGTGCCTACTTGGTTGAAACATAAAGGTTTAAATTAATAAGTGAACAGCCAGCTAATAATGTGGATTTTAGTAGGAAGTACATAGGCTTTGAAATCAGACCAAGGTAAAACATTCAAAGgatgataattatttttagttttgtttttattatctgGCAAGTTCTTTAATCTCCATGAATCTCAGTTTCCAAATTGTAAAATAATACCTATCTACATTTGCTAAGCAAGTGACTGGTGACCATTTTTGCTACAGCAAGGGGAAAGTCTTTTTGCTGTGAAAAATTTGAAAAGGCATGTAAAACAACTTAGCACAGTCCTTTTTAAGCAGGCATTCACTAGGTTGTTGTCATTACTACAGAACACAGGTATGATGGAAAGAAAATTGTATTCAGAGTTAGGTTTTAGGTAGGTCACTGTGCTTGATACTTAAGTTAAAAAAACCTAAACTGTGTAATTGTAGGAAGATGTTTTAACAAGCATATTAGCACTCTATTTAAAAGGAGAGAAAGTCAACTCAAAGGAAATTGGCTCTTGTAACTCTGAAGTCCAGAAATAGGCCTGGCATCAGGCAGGACTGGATTCAAGGGCTTAAATAATTTCACAATTACTTGATGTCTTTTTGCCTCTCCTGTTTTCACAGTCTTTTAGTTCTGGTTTTCTCTGTTTACCTCATTTCAGAAAGGCTGTCACCTTGCTGTACCACAAATGGCCACCAGCCACTCAAGTTGCTATTCTGTTGATACTTGCTTAGCAAACCTAGACAAAGTGTGCCCTTTATCCAGAAGTGAGCAGAAGCTCCTGGACTGAGTCTAATTGTCCTGGCTGGCTGACTTCATATACATATCATTGCATCACTTGTGCTTCAGGAGATAAAAGGCTCTGATTGGTTAGGCCTGAGATGGGGAGTGGACTTAGCTTCATCCAAACCACATTGCTAAGAGACAGGGAGGGGTTGTTTCCAAAGGAAAATTAGAAGGATGTTACAGAAGAATGGGGGAATGACTGCTGACTAGGCAAAAACCACCAATGTCCACAACAGTGacattagagaaaagaaaaatagataccTTAGCACAGTAgctgctttccttctttcttgcttctGCTGTCTTTGTCCCTATGCAAAGATATTTTTATGGTTATAATCATAGTATGTATACattgaaaaattcatttttatttttcacttgacATTATTGGAAACATTCTTGAAGTTGCTGTATAGTcttcatgatctttttttttttgagacggagtctcactgtgttgcccaggctggagtgcaatggtgtgatcttggctcactgcaacctctgcctcctggcttcaagcgattcacATGTCTACAGGCCCgcaccactaagcctggctaatttttttgtatttttggtagagatggggtttcaccatgttggccaggctggtctcgaactcctgacctcaagtgatccgctctccttggcctcccagagttctgggattacaggtgtgagccaccgcacctggccatgatCATCATTTTTAATGGTTATATATTATTCCATCAGTGGATAAACCAACCATAACATACCTGACCAATTCCTGTTATTGAACATCATTGTTGATTTcaatttttgattattttggaTAAATCTGCAGTGATTACCTTTGCGTGTAGATCGTTTTCATTAGTCAATAATTCATCGGCATAAATTTCCTAACAGTGAGGTTATTCTATAAAAGGCTTTGAACATTATTATGGCTCTTGAActttattgctgtttttttttgtttgttttttttttgagacagaatgtcgctctgttgcccaggctggagtgcagtggcgcggtcttggctcactgcaagctccacctcccgggttcacaccattctcctgcctcagcctccttagtagctgggactacaggcgcctaccagcacgcccggctaattttttgtatttttagtagagacggggtttcaccgtggtctcgatctcctgacctcatgatccgcctgccttggcctcctaaagtgctgggattacaggcgtgagccaccgtgcccggcaattgcatttagtttttaaatgttggatCAGTTTATGCTGTCCTCAGCGCTGGCTTCTGGTAtgcataatatttaaatatttggggaGTGCAAATATTTTTGGATGTTTCAATTTGCATTGATTTGATTGCCAGCGaggttgagtgtgtgtgtgtatgtgtgtgtgtgtgtttatttaaacaaacaatttttctcttttttttgagacagagtctcactctgtcacccagactgtagtgctgtggcatgatcttggtttgctgcaacctctgtgtcctgggttcaagtgattcttgtgcctcagccacctgagtagctgggattacaggtgtgtgccaccacgcctggctaatttttgtatttttagtagagatggggtttcgccatgttgtccaggctggtcttgaactcctggcctcaagtgatccgcctaccttggcttcccaaggtgctgggattacatgcgtgagccaccacatccagcctaaacaatttttattttctaagagaaCTTTTGCAAAGCTTTTTTTCCATGGCCCAGTGGTAGTACGTTTTAAGCGGGGAATGTTTGGATTTCACAAATTCCCAAGGTGCCTAACTGCCTCCATAGAGGAATTTCTCACTGCTGAAGTTGCTGGTTGTAGGCATTAATAGATAATTGTTAGGTATGGGGAACGGGGTCCAGAACAGGGATCCGTGCTACTAGAGTAGCGGTTTGCAGCCCGTCTGCTGCTGCAGCGTTTTGGAGGAATATAAAACTCCCATTGGAAATGGTTGCTTTCTACCAAAGTGATTCTTGTGTAGAAGTTATGTGGGTGCAGGTTGTGCTTAGAATACCTGGAAGGGAAACCTAAGAAACCAGTGACGTTGGTGGACCTCCAGGAGGGCAGCTGAGTGGCTTATTGGGCAGGAGTGGAAAGCAGATTTGTCACTGTGTACTTCTGTAGGCCATCTCTGAAATCCTTCCTTCCTGATCCATGTTAAACATGATTCATGTGAGAGTGTAGCTAGATTTCTGGAGTATGACAGGTAAgcacttaaataataaaattattatttcattgggAGAAAGAGGTGTTCTGAATTTCACTGCCTCAAGTATGGCTTTTACATAAAATGATGGTATTTTATTCTTGCTTGAACATGCATACTAGCAGGGTTGAATGATAAGGGGGATTTTGCAAAAAACTGAAGCTTATTCTTTTTATACACAGAAGTTAAATTTTCTCTAGCCATTTTTGATAGCTACAGAATGAATTATATGCTACCCTGCTTCTTAACAGAGAATACCAAATATAATATAACTTTGTTCTTGATAGCAAGgattaatatctatttttattcaaTGTGTAAATAGAATGAGGACCTTGAGCTTTTGAGGAGTGGAGTGCAGTTTGTCTTTATACTGAATGATCCCAGGATCTTCTGCTTGTTAGTTTGTGTATTTGCTTTGTATAATTTTGTCTCTTCCTTTGCCATTGTCTGTCACTTCTGACTTCTGTCAGCATGTCCATTATCTAATTATGCCTCCTTCTCTTCTAAATTTGCTAAGCTGATACCCTTTGAGGAATTGGatctaaagaaaagaataaataggcCCCAAGTAAGGAGTTCCTCTCTGAGTAAAATATGCATGCATTAGGCTACACTCTTTTCTTCTTACTACATAAAGAAATTAGGTTTTCTACctcagaaatcttttttgtttACTAACTTGTTCTCAACTGGAGGATCCTGAAGTTGTCTTGTAAGTGAGGTAAGAATATTTACTCATATACCTTTCAAAAAGCAAGGCTATGTATTTGAGATCTGTACCtattttcttctcacttttctgtttttcattgttttaccatttttctgtttttcattgtttaaCCCAGCCTTCTTTTCCAGGCAGATAAAACGTCACTGCGCAGAACCTTTTACAGAATATTGGACTTGCATTGATTATACTGGCCAGCAGTTATTTCGTCACTGTCGCAAAGAGCAGGCAAAGTTTGACGAGTGTGTGCTGGACAAACTGGGCTGGGTGCGGCCTGACCTGGGAGAACTGTCAAAGGTAAAAAGGCTTCTCCTGGAGGTCTCACTTTCTCACTCAGGGGTGGGATAAAGGCAAGAGGTGGTCAGCAAAGGGTCTCTGTGAATACAGATATGATGTAAGAACTTGCCAGATTTACCAAACATATTAATTAGACAGTGATTATACATAGTCcagaaaggaatttttaaaaataaaaatatttctggctgggcgcagtggctcacacctataatcccagcactttgggaggccaaggtgggcgggtcacaaggtcaggagatcgagaccatcctggctaacatggtgaaaccctgtttctactaaaaatacaaaaaattagccgggcgtggtggcaagcgcctgtagtcccaggtacttgggaggctgaggcaggagaatggcatgaacccaggaggcggagcttgcagtgagccgagattgcgccactgcactccaacctaggcaacagagggagactctgtcttaaaaaaaaaaaaaaaaaaaaaacagaaaaaaatagaaatatttctttagaCCTTCTAGATGTGcagatttatttttagttaattagCTAATTAAAGAACAGAAGGGAGTAGAGGAAGCTAAAGTATTAGTGAAACACTGTTAGTTGAAAACATTGTGGAGGTTATTGTGGAATTCACTGGGGAAATAGGATCAGGCTTATGCCACATTTTTCAGGAACatatctaagatttttttttaaaactacataattgtagttttaaaagtgtttgtcTTTCTCCTGTATTTCCTATCTTAGTTGTGACACCACCATCTGTTGAAACATGAGAGCTAGAAACCTGAATTCTTCATTCCCTACTGTTCTGATTCCATGCAGTCATCTCTTCCTATAGATTAGCAtctcctggaatttttttttaaatccttcatTGTTCCTGCTGCTGTTATCTTATTCTTGGACAGGAGTTCTTAACCTGGGGTACATGAATTTCTGGGAGAGAAGGGTGGATCAATGTGGGCTTTAGATGAAGAATTGAGAATAAAATTACACCTCCACAAGAAGAGCGATCTGTGTGGAAAATAAATCTATgtcactgtgtttttaaaaactggatggGACTCTCCATTGCTGGTGAGATAAAGCATCTTCTCTATAACATGGCATGCAGGCCCTTTATGATCTGACCCATCCCTGCTTCTTCAGCCTCAGCTCCATCCATTCCCTCTGGGGCAGCACAGGTAGCAAGGCATGGAGGAAAAATctcaggtctcactctgtctcctaggctggaatacagtggtgcgatcacagctcactgcagccttgacttcctgggttcgggtgattctcccacctcagcttcccgagtagctgggactacaggcgcaggccaccatgcccagctaatttttgtattttagtagagacaggattttgctgtgtTACCCAATCTGGTCTTgagatcctgggctcaagcgatcctgccaccttaGCCCCCGGTCTAGTTCCCATCTCTTTGTGTATAGCATCTGTGAATATAAGCTTGGTGTCATAAATAATAACTTAGCAAACTTTTTGCCTTTTGTATCTGGCATGATTATTTTCAGATACTTTTTGATTTActgaacatattattttaaatagttgatAATTCTAGGTTGGAAAGTGGTAGAACTTACACATGTAACAAATAAAACTACCTTTTCTCATTTCCGACACTTAcgaaagaagaaataacaagtCATGCTAGTAAGAAAGCATATTGATTCTTGAATCTTTGTATTAACACTTTTTTAAACTctgtaagataaaaaaaaaattatctttactcTTTTCAAAAGTGTATTTCTCgaccaggtgccatggctcacacctgcaattctagcactttgggaggctgaggcaggaggattgcttgagctcacgagttcaagactagcctgggcaacattttgtttttgtttttgtttttgaagtggagtctcacgctgtcacccaggctggagtacagtgccacagtctctgctccctgcaacctctgcctcccaggttcaagcaattctgcctcagtagctgagattaccagtgcctgccaccacgctcagctaatttttgtatttttagcagagatggggtttcactatgttgcctggtctggtcttgaactctgacgtcaagtgatccgcctgcctcagcctcccagagtgctgggattacaggcataagccaccgtgcccagccagtttcaTAAATGTCTTTAATTCCTTAAAGGAGCTGCAAATACCAAGAAACCATTAGTGGATCAGTAGGAACCATCTCTGCTTATGGCAGGACGTTGGGAAAActttcaaaagcaaacaaacaaaactagtaGAATTGAAGACTTAGGTTCCAACCTTAGCTCTGACATTACTGTGTATCTTATCTTAGGCATGCCAACCTCCCTGGTCTTCATCTGTGAACTAGAGATAATAATGCCTTATAAAGTGGTTATAATAATTGTGTGATTGTATACCCAAAAACTGTTCCCAATAAAAGGTTTCTGAATTTATACATCTAGGAAGATTAATCTGGTCATCTTTTATGAGGTGACTTAAGAGTTCAGACCAGTAGGGGAATAATCAGAAGACTATTGACAGCTGTGGCCTTATGTCTTCTTACTTCTCTGGGcctatttatctttaaaatgacagCAGTTTCTGCTGGCTTTCCAGTTGAGATTTTTGTGACCATCAAAGGATACTGTGAGTGTAAAGTATCTCTCTCCCTGTTGCAGTTTAGTACTTCACCACTCTCCTGGCTTATTGGCTCAGCTCCCCGATTTGGGTCTTGACTCTCTCCAGTCTAGCTTTCACACTTTCCAGCCTACAGAGATGGGATTTAGTTACTGCCCTGCTTCAGTGGCACCTGTTAACCATCAGGTTAAAACGCAAACACCTTTGCGTATCATTTAATACCCTTTATCATCTGGCCTGTCCACCACTGTAGTGTGGTATTAAGAAGCACAAGCTTTGGAGTAGGCATATCTGACTTTGTGTACTATTTCTTCCGCTATTAGCTAGGTGGCCTCAGTGAGCCCCTGCAGAATGACCTCATAAGAGTGAAAATGGAATGGAATCATGTGCCAGCATCATTTCTAGCAATAAGTGGTTGGTGAGATGCTTCATCTCCCTCCATTCTTCATGCAGACTTTGCTTCAGCCATTCTGAAGACATGCCTGTCTATCTTCATATGTACTCTTTACTTGGAATGTCTTTTCCTCCCTTGTCTTTCTGACTGGCTCCTGCTCAGACTTTAAGCTAAGTCTTACCTCTTCAAAAATAGTCCAAACCTCCAGCCTTCAGGATGGGTTAGATGTACACAGTCCTTACTCCTATAGCAGGCAGTTCCTGTCTCCATCATTGCCATTAGTCATTGGGGTAATTTGGAAATCTTAGTTGTTATTCCTGGCTTTCTCCCTCACTAGACTGTGATCCCCTTGAGGACAGTACCTTGTTCCCTTCTGTATCCCTCGTTTCTACCACATGGAATGACATAAAGTAGGCTTTCCTGAGTGTTTGTTCAAGGATTAAATAAGTCTGAATGTGATTTGCTGGGGATTTAAGTCGGGGAGCAGTTGTGGCAGCCAGAGCATTGGGGAGACACCAGGAGGTACGTTGATGGTTACAGATTTCTCCACCCTAGCTTTCAACTTTGCTTTTGCCCTCTTCACCCTTCCCAGGTCACCAAAGTGAAAACAGATCGACCTTTACCGGAGAATCCCTATCACTCAAGACCAAGACCGGAGCCCAGCCCTGAGATCAAGGGAGATCTGAAGCCTGCCATACATGGCAGCCACTTTTTTTTCTGGACCAAGTAAAGATGGGTCTGTGGCCCACATTCGGTCATGTGCCCAGACACCGACTGATGAAAACGCCCATGCAATTTGCATCGACTGATAGTGTGTTCTTTCCGGGATCACAAACATtaacaaaaaagttaatttatGTGACTTGGCAGTTATTCTATACCATTTCCTgtccattaaaatttttaaaggaaacagttgtattttattatgttttatgtgACCTTTTGGCCTTTAAAGATGACTTccccttgctttttcttcttgtaGTCCTGCCTGTTCCTCTTGCTTTGCTTTAGGCACTTGATTATGTGGCTGAGAATCCCTGTTAGAACAGGGAGAAGTAGTCATGTGAAGGAAAGGCTTTGTTACTTTAGGCAGCTCCTTGGGGTGTCTGTTCACACATTTTGAAGTCTCGGCTCTCTTTCCTTACATCCAACATCTTAGGCAAATAGATTTCCCTAAAGGTCATACAAGGGGAGCCTCCAGGATAGAAGTGCAGAAACTTCTTTGAGGCGTGACTCAGGGAATGGGAGGGGCCCCTAGCAGGGTCTCATGCAGTCTTGCTCAAAGTTTCTTGAAGAACCGAACTTCCACCACTTCCCCTTGATATCCCATCCTCAAGCATTATAACCCAGATGTTTTTCCTGATAGacaagggaggtggaggctgaactTCCAGCTCCAAAGCCAGGAAGTCTGGAGGTCTGAGTGTCAATTCCAACCTTGGGTGTGTTCCTTAACCTCTTGTGAGAGGTTGAGTTTGAGGACAAACTAAAGGGCACATGCTTATCTACCTCCTGGGCAGGTTAAAGCCACAAGTGTTTATAAAGCTCTTTGGTTCAAAGCACTATTAtgtctttttccccctttcattCAATTCCTTTTTCACTACTAAGCTGTTTCCTCTACATCTGACTGGGTCATTTTATGCCTTCTGGTTATGGCTTTAAATTGCATATGACCCTGCATAAGTCTTCTCAGCTCCCTGGGCCTTGGTTACCTCTTTGCAACACTCTAAAAAGCAAAGCAGTTGGACAGGAGTCTTTGTAAAGACCCTTCCAGCcctttctagattttctaactGGAGAGATTGCTGTGAGGCTCTAGACAGATGAGGTGCAGGGTCTGTTGCCTGAAGTGCTAGGACAGTTCAAAGAAAAAGCATTGTGTTATCTGCCATGCCCGCTTCTGTACCTAGTGCTGACCCCACAGCCGGAAGCATTTTTATGCTTCCAGCAGAACCCCCAACCTGTTCTGCAAAAGTTACTTGCCAACCAACTTTTGCCTTAGTTTctctaatgaaaaataatagttttttttttttttgcatttttttcaataGCTGAGGCAAAACCCACTAACCTTTTGGTGGCCAAGTAATTGGAAGTCACCTCTGGTGGGTAAGGTATGAGCATGACTGCAGATTGGTGTTTATATGATACTTCAACCCACATGTTGCTTCCTAGGTTCTTTCTGCAAAGGAAGCTGCGCCTTgcataaataataacaaatactCATTgtgcactgtgctaagcactttacgtGTTTCACCTCCTTCAGTGCCCAGAGTCCTTTGAACGAGGTACTATAGGTcatattcatttcacagatgaaggaaGTTAAAGTTTAGCGAGAGGTTAAGAAACCCCAGTCTCAGATATAAGAAGTGGTAGATACAGGATACAAGTGAAGATTGTCTGGTTCCAATGGCCACACTCCTGTTCTTCAAAGCCATGAGTGGTTCTCAGCCTTGAGTGCACACAGGAGTCACCTGGGAGGCCTTTAAATCCTGATATTTGGATcccacccccagagattctgttGTAATTGGTGTGTAGTGTGGTCTGGGCATGGAATCTGAAAGCATTCCTGGCCTATTCTGATGTGAAACCGAGGTGTAGAACCACATACTGATTTTAGACATGAGGAAGCAAGTACAGCAGGCTACCTGCTAGTAAGTGGTAAGTGACTAAGCTGAGATTTAAAGCCAGACACATCTTATTCCAAAGCCTGTACTCTCAAAATAAATGGGTGTATATGGAGATCCtaataaaatgattttgattcagtaggtctgaggtaGGGCCTGTGCTAACGGCACTGGTCCACAGATCACACGAGTAATGAGGGAATAAACCATACTGTCTTTCTGAGAAGGAGCTATGAGTAATTTACCTGCAGCAGCTTCTAGCACTGTTCACTCCCCAAATGTTCATTCACCTCTTTAGAACCAGAGCAACACATCTTGAACTGTTAATGGTTTCAAATTCAATTCTAGGATGTAACTTTTGCCCAAGTTGGACAACAGTTcttgcctccctcctccccaccttgcTTTGAATTCCTTGAACAAAGAAACTAACTTTTGGCTTTCCTGTACTCTCTCGATGGGATTACACGACATCATAGCCTTCTAGGACAGAAGGCTCTAAGTAATTAAATATAAAGTCTCTTACAACAAGTGCCTGTCTCGATTTCAGTAGGTAAAAGGTCACAGAACAATTGGAAAGCAGTTAGTGTGAAGGATTCCTGAACAGGACTTCAAATAATAGAAAATCTTCCTGGTGGTTTGGCTTGAGAATAATGAGATGAATTCCTTATATCCCCAAAGGAAATTTATCTGCCTCCTTTCTTCTGCCAAGCCTGTTCCTGTCTTCCCTATCTATTTGAGTTAATGGTGTCTCCATCCTCCCAGTATCAAGTAACCTGAGATGCATCTTTGACTCTTCCGTTTACTCCAAGTTCCAATCCAACATCAAGTCCTGTTGAGTTTCTTCTGTAATCGCTCACATTTGCTACTTCCTGTTTTATCTCATTGTCACTTTCCTAGGCTGTTTTTGTTCCCCTTGCCTGGATTATTAAAATGGCTTCCTAAGTGGTCTCCCATTGCCATCTCCCGCTCCAGTCCATCCTCAAGTTTGCTCCACGTGCCTGTGCTACTCAGCAGCCTTCAGGGTCTCCCAAATGGCTGTTAACTAAAGTCCAAATCCTTAATCTGGCCCTAGCCTCTGACACTCCATAATCTGGCCCTAACCTAGCCCATTTCCCCATCATTATCTTACTTCTTATTATGTAGCCTACACTCTACAACATGCCATTCACCAAGTATCTTTGGATCTTCACGAATGCCATTCCCTTGCCGGGAAACAGTCCTTCCCCATATCTGCCTCTTGAAAGTCTCCGCATCTCTCAAGGCAAACACGAATGGTGTCTTTCCCAGGAAGTATCGCCTTCCTACAGCCAGAAATTGTCTCTCCTGCCCCTTTGTTCCCCTGACACCATGTAGTACGACGGTTGGGCATGAGGGCCCTGGAGTTGGGctgtctggatttgaatccaggccctGGTCATTTAATGGCTGTGTGACCCTAGAGAAGATACTTAACTTTTCTGTACCTTAtagtcct
It encodes the following:
- the NDUFA8 gene encoding NADH dehydrogenase [ubiquinone] 1 alpha subcomplex subunit 8 isoform X3 encodes the protein MPGIVELPTLEELKVDEVKVSSAVLKAAAHHYGAQCDKPNKEFMLCRWEEKDPRRCLEEGKLVNKCALDFFRQIKRHCAEPFTEYWTCIDYTGQQLFRHCRKEQAKFDECVLDKLGWVRPDLGELSKG
- the NDUFA8 gene encoding NADH dehydrogenase [ubiquinone] 1 alpha subcomplex subunit 8 isoform X1 — translated: MPGIVELPTLEELKVDEVKVSSAVLKAAAHHYGAQCDKPNKEFMLCRWEEKDPRRCLEEGKLVNKCALDFFRQIKRHCAEPFTEYWTCIDYTGQQLFRHCRKEQAKFDECVLDKLGWVRPDLGELSKVTKVKTDRPLPENPYHSRPRPEPSPEIKGDLKPAIHGSHFFFWTK
- the NDUFA8 gene encoding NADH dehydrogenase [ubiquinone] 1 alpha subcomplex subunit 8 isoform X2, giving the protein MDVPACQPPGDYNISVKVSSAVLKAAAHHYGAQCDKPNKEFMLCRWEEKDPRRCLEEGKLVNKCALDFFRQIKRHCAEPFTEYWTCIDYTGQQLFRHCRKEQAKFDECVLDKLGWVRPDLGELSKVTKVKTDRPLPENPYHSRPRPEPSPEIKGDLKPAIHGSHFFFWTK